A stretch of DNA from Nitrosopumilus zosterae:
TGATTTAAAAAAATCACTGGAGAATCATATTGCTCTGGGATTACAAATTTTAATCCCTCAGGGACTGAAACATCTTTCGGAATTGGAAAACCATTTGGATGTAAAACTTATTCCTACTATTGAAACCGAGGAATATGATCCCTTGTTTGATAAATTAGAAAATCCAAATGATAATTTGAATGATCAAACATCCAACAAATCATAACTAACATCATTACCTAGTCATTACCAAAAACAGCACAACTCACGTACGAATTGGGGGGCATTCTATTTTTACTCTTTGTCGATAAACTCGTTAGCACTTTGAAAACAAATTAAAAATTTATTCATGATGGATTTTTCAGTGTTTTTTACAGTCACAGATTAGTCAGTCTGCATAGACACCAGTAATGGATCTGGCTTGTAAAACTCTCCATGCTCTGTTGCAAGTTTGTTTAATTCATCTACAATGTTTTTGATGCCGATCTCTTTTGCAGTTTCAAACAATGGTTTTTTCAGACCCAGTCCCAACTGTGCCGCTTTTTCGATCTCTTCAATATCACTTGCACCGTTAGTCACAAGCCATGCGGCATTGTTAATAATATTTGCAACAAGTTGAATGGGATTGCATTTTTGTGCAAGTTCTTCTGAAAGCGCAACTCTCTCATATTTGTCATCAGAATACTTGTAAAACCCCTCCCCTGATTTTTGTCCGAGTTTTTTCTCATCAAACATTTTTTCAACTAGATGGTGTGGATTGATCACTTTTTTGTCTCGTAGATGCATCTCGACTGTTGCTTTGTGAATTACGTCCATTCCCGTAAAATCTGCCAGCTCAAAAATCCCCATTGGAAATCTCAGTTTGAATTTAACAGCAGAATCTATCTCCTCAAGGGTTGCACCTGTTCTGTCTTTGACAAAACATGCTTCATGAACCATTGGGATGAACAATCTATTTATGATAAATCCTGGAACGTCTTTTCTACATAGTACGGCGATTTTGTTAACCGATTTGACATATTCTTGAGTTAAATCCGTGATTTTTTGCGATGTTTTTTCTCCCGGGATTATTTCTACCAGCTTCATTAACTGTGGTGGGTTGAAGAAATGGATTCCTATGAATTTGTCTGGGCGTGATGTTGTGTTTGCAATTTCGGTGATTGGCAACGTACTTGTGTTTGATGCAAAGATTACCTCTGGGGCTGCAACTTTGTCCAGTTCTGCATAAACTGTTTTCTTCAAGTCCATTATTTCGGGAACTACCTCAATTACTAGTTCTGCATCTTTTACTGCTTCTGCCAAATCCACAATTGGCTTTATTCTTGCAAAAATTGAATCTCCCTCATCCTTTGAAATTTTTTCTTTTGATACCAGTTTGTCCAAGCTCCATCTTATCTTCTCCATGGCTTTGTCCAAAAATTCCTGTTTGATGTCTCGTAAAACTACATTATATCCTGCTGTTGCAGAAACTTGGGCTATGCCGTGACCCATTACACCAGATCCTAAAACTGTGATATTTTTTATTGACACTGATTCTAAAAAATTGAGATCCTTTATAATGTATTTGACTATTGTTGTTCGATTTTGTAACTCAAAATTTTTTGAATCAAAATTGATCCTCAAAACGGTTTATGCCTCATAGTTTCAAATTTTAGATTATCTGTTAACATAATATGCTGTTCTTAGCTTGGTTGATTCAATAACACACATTGTTAGATGCTCTTTTTTTAAAAAAATCATGTGCCTCAAAAAATAAATTCATTTAATGATGCAAATAATTTAGATATTTATCGTGAATTATACGAAAATTCTCTTATACTTTTTAGAACCATTAATCTGAAAGGCGAGATTATAAACTGTAATAAGGCATATTCTCAAGCCATAGGATATTCTAAAAATGAGATTATTGGACAAAATATTTTTGCCCATACAGCTATAGAAAGTCTTGACGAAATGACTGAAATGTTTAACACATGGAAGTCTGGAAAATGCTATTCTAATAAAGAAGTATGGCTGAGAAAAAGAAATGGCGAAAAATTTCTAGGATTATTTAGCGCAAATAATCTTTATGATAATGGAGTGCTTGTTGGAAGCAACACTGCAATTCAAGACATTACTGAAATCACATTGTTAAAACAAGAATTCAAACACATTAAGAGAAAAAGACAGGAAATAATGGGAGAATTGTCTGTCAGAATTGCACATGACTTGAAAAACCCTTTAAGTGTGATTAAAAACTCCATTGAAATATTACAAACAAAAAATAAATCTTTGAATGAACAACATTTGAATTTGTTCCAAGCAATTAATCGTTCTATACTCCGAATGGATCATCAGATTAACCAGGTGTTTGATTTTGTAAATCCAAAACCTCTGGATCTAGAAGAGTGTTCAATTGGAAAAATCATTGAATCTGTAATTTCAGAAATAATTGATACTGCGAATGTAATAGTACAATTACCAGAAAATGACTGCATGATTAAATGTGATAAAACTAAAATGGAAAATGTCTTTGCCAATTTACTATTAAATGCAATTCAAGCAATGGAAGGAAATGGCACACTTGCTATAACTCTGAATGAAAGTGACTCTCATACAAAAATACGAATTAAAGATTCTGGGCCTGGAATTCCTGACGAATTAATCTCTAAAATTTTTGATCCTCTGTTCACAACTAGACAAATTGGAACTGGATTGGGATTGTCAAGTTGTAAAACCATTATTGAGCAACATGGCGGGAGTGTATCATTTGAAAGTAAAATAGGACAAGGTACTGTTTTTGAGATAGAATTGCCTAAATCTAAATTATCTCTCACAACAAATAACGCTAACTTTGTTTTAGAATCTGAAAAATTATATGAATAAAATT
This window harbors:
- a CDS encoding 3-hydroxyacyl-CoA dehydrogenase, which codes for MSIKNITVLGSGVMGHGIAQVSATAGYNVVLRDIKQEFLDKAMEKIRWSLDKLVSKEKISKDEGDSIFARIKPIVDLAEAVKDAELVIEVVPEIMDLKKTVYAELDKVAAPEVIFASNTSTLPITEIANTTSRPDKFIGIHFFNPPQLMKLVEIIPGEKTSQKITDLTQEYVKSVNKIAVLCRKDVPGFIINRLFIPMVHEACFVKDRTGATLEEIDSAVKFKLRFPMGIFELADFTGMDVIHKATVEMHLRDKKVINPHHLVEKMFDEKKLGQKSGEGFYKYSDDKYERVALSEELAQKCNPIQLVANIINNAAWLVTNGASDIEEIEKAAQLGLGLKKPLFETAKEIGIKNIVDELNKLATEHGEFYKPDPLLVSMQTD
- a CDS encoding two-component system sensor histidine kinase NtrB produces the protein MPQKINSFNDANNLDIYRELYENSLILFRTINLKGEIINCNKAYSQAIGYSKNEIIGQNIFAHTAIESLDEMTEMFNTWKSGKCYSNKEVWLRKRNGEKFLGLFSANNLYDNGVLVGSNTAIQDITEITLLKQEFKHIKRKRQEIMGELSVRIAHDLKNPLSVIKNSIEILQTKNKSLNEQHLNLFQAINRSILRMDHQINQVFDFVNPKPLDLEECSIGKIIESVISEIIDTANVIVQLPENDCMIKCDKTKMENVFANLLLNAIQAMEGNGTLAITLNESDSHTKIRIKDSGPGIPDELISKIFDPLFTTRQIGTGLGLSSCKTIIEQHGGSVSFESKIGQGTVFEIELPKSKLSLTTNNANFVLESEKLYE